DNA sequence from the bacterium genome:
GGACTGGCCCGCCGGGCCTGCCTGATGGCCTTTCGGCACTGCGCTTCGGTGGGTCCCGTGACCATGCAGGTGTTGATCACGATGACCTGCGCCTCGGCAGCGGATGTTCTCGTCATCCCCGCGTCTTCGAGGCTGGACGCGAGGGCGGCCGAATCGTACTGGTTGCTCTTGCAGCCCAGCGTGACCAA
Encoded proteins:
- a CDS encoding tRNA (N(6)-L-threonylcarbamoyladenosine(37)-C(2))-methylthiotransferase MtaB, whose product is MVTLGCKSNQYDSAALASSLEDAGMTRTSAAEAQVIVINTCMVTGPTEAQCRKAIRQARRASP